The proteins below are encoded in one region of Apium graveolens cultivar Ventura chromosome 4, ASM990537v1, whole genome shotgun sequence:
- the LOC141718068 gene encoding proline-rich receptor-like protein kinase PERK3 isoform X1, producing the protein MVEYYLEIPRWYGILHQILVVSIFVLIGSVECAISAGSACVLDLGNGSSSSLHNFSNVEGDWGGFLNKNSCAGPFEEYLYALAWHTSETGQIFLKSDEQRDCLIAMNRPGTDVLGCGIEKLTKGGGGCSDFSVKDVNNRLGDDLRSMKEKCELEDQGNNQDQSCSSCLRSWEDIKGTFIGNDDPTESESYVCRFAVLVSLTSTKIEDEIWIQKTFGCLMDQNQAPLTEISPDSGAPIPKEKRRISTRTRIIFGVVLGILLVVIIPIYMFSRGCCKPNTTEKDDALKFALSKDSGHLKFSIKEVYSATNHLHTKNFIGEGTAGKVYKGILGNNQHVAIKQITDEGYTESFFRELKSLSKVRHPNLVALLGYCRHKDECFLLYELCPNGNLSEWIFGKDKRLSWVHRLKIAINCARGLWFLHNYPKGCIVHRDIKPTNILLGANFEAKLSDFGLSKVIDLDESYKSSEVRGTFGYVDPEYQNTRRVDPAGDVYSFGVVLLQIISGRKVINMNMNTPMPLHKMAKSLTRNDSIRGFADPALEGDYSEQAFSLTFKLALSCTTRKKQRPSMDEVTLKLEEALNISTTARSSTPVTTPDWSSSPT; encoded by the exons ATGGTTGAATATTATTTGGAAATCCCTAGATGGTATGGAATTTTGCATCAAATACTAGTGGTTAGCATTTTCGTCTTGATTGGCAGTGTTGAATGTGCAATATCTGCTGGATCTGCGTGTGTGCTTGATCTTGGAAATGGATCCTCATCATCCTTACACAATTTTAGTAATGTAGAGGGCGATTGGGGTGGATTTCTGAACAAAAATTCCTGTGCTGGACCATTTGAAGAGTATCTTTATGCATTGGCTTGGCACACAAGTGAAACCGGACAGATATTCTTAAAATCTGATGAGCAAAGAGACTGCTTGATTGCAATGAATAGGCCTGGTACAGATGTTTTAGGTTGTGGGATTGAAAAACTCACAAAGGGTGGCGGTGGCTGCTCGGATTTCTCTGTCAAAGATGTCAATAATAGATTGGGAGACGACTTGCGAAGTATGAAGGAGAAATGTGAGCTTGAAGATCAAGGAAATAACCAAGATCAGTCATGTAGCTCCTGCCTGAGAAGTTGGGAAGACATCAAAGGAACATTTATTGGAAATGATGATCCTACAGAGTCTGAATCTTATGTTTGCAGGTTTGCAGTGTTAGTGTCTCTAACAAGTACTAAGATTGAGGATGAAATATGGATTCAGAAAACATTTGGATGCCTCATGGATCAGAACCAGGCTCCATTGACAGAAATTTCACCAG ATTCTGGAGCACCAATTCcgaaagagaaaaggaggatcagcACAC GTACAAGGATTATATTTGGAGTTGTTTTAGGGATTCTTTTGGTAGTCATCATCCCCATATATATGTTTTCACGAGGATGCTGTAAACCAAATACAACAGAAAAGGATGATG CATTGAAATTTGCATTATCAAAGGACTCCGGTCATTTAAAATTCTCAATCAAGGAGGTCTATTCTGCCACCAATCATCTACACACAAAAAACTTCATTGGTGAAGGAACAGCAG GTAAAGTGTACAAAGGCATACTTGGAAATAATCAACATGTTGCCATAAAGCAAATCACCGATGAGGGATATACAGAGAGCTTTTTTAGAGAACTTAAGAGCTTATCAAAAGTCAGACACCCAAACCTTGTGGCATTGTTGGGGTATTGTAGACATAAAGATGAGTGCTTCCTCCTTTATGAACTATGTCCCAACGGAAATCTATCAGAATGGATTTTTG GCAAGGATAAACGGTTGTCTTGGGTTCATAGGCTCAAGATTGCAATAAATTGTGCAAGAGGACTATGGTTCCTCCATAACTATCCTAAAGGATGCATTGTTCACCGAGATATTAAG CCAACAAATATACTCTTAGGTGCAAACTTTGAAGCCAAGCTTTCAGACTTTGGATTGTCCAAGGTTATTGACTTGGATGAATCCTACAAGAGCTCAGAAGTGAGAGGAACATTTGGTTACGTCGATCCTGAATATCAGAACACCAGAAGAGTTGATCCAGCAGGTGATGTCTATAGTTTCGGGGTAGTACTTCTGCAGATAATCTCTGGACGAAAAGTTATAAATATGAACATGAATACACCTATGCCCCTACATAAAATG GCAAAGTCTCTTACTAGGAATGACAGCATAAGAGGATTTGCAGATCCAGCACTTGAAGGGGACTACTCAGAACAAGCTTTCAGTCTCACGTTTAAATTAGCTTTATCATGCACAACACGTAAGAAACAGAGGCCATCCATGGATGAAGTGACTCTAAAACTTGAGGAGGCACTAAACATTTCAACAACAGCTAGATCGTCAACTCCAGTTACCACACCAGACTGGTCTTCAAGTCCTACATAG
- the LOC141718069 gene encoding aldehyde dehydrogenase family 2 member B4, mitochondrial-like, producing MAARRMSSLLSPSNVSSFASAFLRSSGKKSSCGRGVIPRFSTAASAAHEEPITPPVRVTHTQLLINGQFVDSASGKTFPTLDPRTAEVIAHVAEAESEDVNRAVAAARKAFDEGPWPRMTAYERSRIMLRFADLVEKNTDELAALETWDNGKTYEQAIGEVEVLARLFRYYAGWADKIHGLTVPADGSYHVQTLHEPIGVAGQIVPWNFPLLMFAWKVGPALACGNSIVLKTAEQTPLSALYVGNLFLEAGLPPGILNVISGFGPTAGAALCSHMDVDKLAFTGSTATGKTVLALAAASNLKPVTLELGGKSPFIVCEDADVDKAVELAHFALFYNQGQCCCAGSRTFVHERVYDEFLEKAKARALERVVGDPFKKGVEQGPQIDDEQFAKILNYIKSGVESGATLEAGGERFGSKGFYVQPTVFSGVLDNMLIAQDEIFGPVQSILKFKDLNEVIKRANASYFGLAAGVFTQNIDVANTLTRALKAGTVYVNCFDVFDAAIPFGGYKQSGQGREKGIYSLNNYLQVKAVVTPLKNPAWL from the exons ATGGCTGCTCGTCGGATGTCATCTCTGCTCTCTCCTTCTAATGTTTCTTCTTTTGCTTCTGCTTTCTTGCGTTCTTCTG GGAAGAAATCCAGCTGTGGCAGAGGAGTCATTCCAAGGTTTAGTACTGCTGCTTCTGCTGCTCATGAAGAACCAATCACTCCACCTGTAAGGGTCACTCATACACAGCTTCTCATAAATGGACAGTTTGTTGACTCTGCTTCAG GGAAAACTTTTCCAACCTTGGATCCCAGAACAGCAGAAGTGATTGCTCATGTTGCTGAAGCTGAAAGTGAAGACGTTAATCGTGCAGTCGCTGCAGCCCGCAAAGCATTTGATGAAGGACCCTGGCCAAGAATGACTGCTTAT GAAAGATCAAGAATAATGTTGCGTTTCGCAGATTTGGTTGAAAAAAACACTGATGAACTTGCTGCTCTTGAAACTTGGGACAATGGCAAGACTTATGAACAAGCAATTGGTGAAGTAGAAGTACTAGCACGCCTTTTCAGATACTATGCTG GCTGGGCCGATAAGATTCATGGTCTTACAGTTCCTGCTGATGGGTCTTATCATGTCCAAACACTGCATGAGCCAATTGGTGTTGCAGGGCAGATTGTACCGTGGAATTTTCCTCTGCTAATGTTTGCTTGGAAAGTAGGGCCTGCATTAGCTTGTGGCAATTCTATTGTGCTGAAAACGGCAGAACAAACACCATTATCTGCTCTCTACGTAGGAAATCTTTTTTTGGAG GCAGGACTTCCTCCCGGTATATTGAATGTTATCTCTGGCTTTGGTCCTACTGCTGGAGCAGCACTTTGTAGTCATATGGATGTTGATAAG CTTGCTTTCACAGGATCAACTGCTACTGGTAAGACTGTACTTGCATTGGCTGCAGCAAGCAATCTTAAACCAGTTACCCTAGAGCTCGGAGGAAAATCTCCTTTTATAGTTTGTGAAGATGCTGATGTTGATAAGGCAGTTGAGCTTGCACACTTTGCACTGTTTTACAATCAG GGTCAATGCTGCTGTGCTGGATCTCGAACATTTGTGCATGAACGCGTGTATGATGAATTTTTAGAGAAAGCCAAGGCACGTGCTCTGGAACGTGTAGTTGGTGATCCTTTTAAAAAGGGTGTTGAACAAGGTCCTCAG ATTGATGATGAGCAATTTGCCAAGATTCTCAACTACATCAAGTCTGGTGTTGAAAGTGGAGCCACCCTAGAAGCTGGAGGAGAGAGATTTGGCTCCAAAGGCTTCTACGTTCAACCAACTGTTTTCTCAGGTGTCCTG GACAATATGTTGATTGCGCAAGATGAGATATTTGGCCCAGTCCAATCCATTTTAAAATTCAA GGATCTTAACGAGGTCATCAAAAGGGCAAATGCATCATATTTTGGTCTAGCCGCTGGAGTTTTTACACAGAACATAGATGTCGCTAACACATTGACACGTGCACTGAAGGCTGGAACAGTTTACGTCAACTGTTTTGATGTGTTTGATGCTGCAATACCGTTTGGTGGATATAAGCAAAGTGGGCAAGGTAGAGAAAAAGGAATATATAGTCTAAATAACTACCTGCAAGTTAAGGCTGTTGTCACTCCTTTGAAGAATCCAGCATGGCTGTAA
- the LOC141718068 gene encoding putative receptor-like protein kinase At5g39000 isoform X3, whose translation MVEYYLEIPRWYGILHQILVVSIFVLIGSVECAISAGSACVLDLGNGSSSSLHNFSNVEGDWGGFLNKNSCAGPFEEYLYALAWHTSETGQIFLKSDEQRDCLIAMNRPGTDVLGCGIEKLTKGGGGCSDFSVKDVNNRLGDDLRSMKEKCELEDQGNNQDQSCSSCLRSWEDIKGTFIGNDDPTESESYVCRFAVLVSLTSTKIEDEIWIQKTFGCLMDQNQAPLTEISPDSGAPIPKEKRRISTRTRIIFGVVLGILLVVIIPIYMFSRGCCKPNTTEKDDALKFALSKDSGHLKFSIKEVYSATNHLHTKNFIGEGTAGKVYKGILGNNQHVAIKQITDEGYTESFFRELKSLSKVRHPNLVALLGYCRHKDECFLLYELCPNGNLSEWIFGKDKRLSWVHRLKIAINCARGLWFLHNYPKGCIVHRDIKPTNILLGANFEAKLSDFGLSKVIDLDESYKSSEVRGTFGYVDPEYQNTRRVDPAGKVSY comes from the exons ATGGTTGAATATTATTTGGAAATCCCTAGATGGTATGGAATTTTGCATCAAATACTAGTGGTTAGCATTTTCGTCTTGATTGGCAGTGTTGAATGTGCAATATCTGCTGGATCTGCGTGTGTGCTTGATCTTGGAAATGGATCCTCATCATCCTTACACAATTTTAGTAATGTAGAGGGCGATTGGGGTGGATTTCTGAACAAAAATTCCTGTGCTGGACCATTTGAAGAGTATCTTTATGCATTGGCTTGGCACACAAGTGAAACCGGACAGATATTCTTAAAATCTGATGAGCAAAGAGACTGCTTGATTGCAATGAATAGGCCTGGTACAGATGTTTTAGGTTGTGGGATTGAAAAACTCACAAAGGGTGGCGGTGGCTGCTCGGATTTCTCTGTCAAAGATGTCAATAATAGATTGGGAGACGACTTGCGAAGTATGAAGGAGAAATGTGAGCTTGAAGATCAAGGAAATAACCAAGATCAGTCATGTAGCTCCTGCCTGAGAAGTTGGGAAGACATCAAAGGAACATTTATTGGAAATGATGATCCTACAGAGTCTGAATCTTATGTTTGCAGGTTTGCAGTGTTAGTGTCTCTAACAAGTACTAAGATTGAGGATGAAATATGGATTCAGAAAACATTTGGATGCCTCATGGATCAGAACCAGGCTCCATTGACAGAAATTTCACCAG ATTCTGGAGCACCAATTCcgaaagagaaaaggaggatcagcACAC GTACAAGGATTATATTTGGAGTTGTTTTAGGGATTCTTTTGGTAGTCATCATCCCCATATATATGTTTTCACGAGGATGCTGTAAACCAAATACAACAGAAAAGGATGATG CATTGAAATTTGCATTATCAAAGGACTCCGGTCATTTAAAATTCTCAATCAAGGAGGTCTATTCTGCCACCAATCATCTACACACAAAAAACTTCATTGGTGAAGGAACAGCAG GTAAAGTGTACAAAGGCATACTTGGAAATAATCAACATGTTGCCATAAAGCAAATCACCGATGAGGGATATACAGAGAGCTTTTTTAGAGAACTTAAGAGCTTATCAAAAGTCAGACACCCAAACCTTGTGGCATTGTTGGGGTATTGTAGACATAAAGATGAGTGCTTCCTCCTTTATGAACTATGTCCCAACGGAAATCTATCAGAATGGATTTTTG GCAAGGATAAACGGTTGTCTTGGGTTCATAGGCTCAAGATTGCAATAAATTGTGCAAGAGGACTATGGTTCCTCCATAACTATCCTAAAGGATGCATTGTTCACCGAGATATTAAG CCAACAAATATACTCTTAGGTGCAAACTTTGAAGCCAAGCTTTCAGACTTTGGATTGTCCAAGGTTATTGACTTGGATGAATCCTACAAGAGCTCAGAAGTGAGAGGAACATTTGGTTACGTCGATCCTGAATATCAGAACACCAGAAGAGTTGATCCAGCAG GCAAAGTCTCTTACTAG
- the LOC141718068 gene encoding proline-rich receptor-like protein kinase PERK3 isoform X2 has protein sequence MADTEIYKCVECAISAGSACVLDLGNGSSSSLHNFSNVEGDWGGFLNKNSCAGPFEEYLYALAWHTSETGQIFLKSDEQRDCLIAMNRPGTDVLGCGIEKLTKGGGGCSDFSVKDVNNRLGDDLRSMKEKCELEDQGNNQDQSCSSCLRSWEDIKGTFIGNDDPTESESYVCRFAVLVSLTSTKIEDEIWIQKTFGCLMDQNQAPLTEISPDSGAPIPKEKRRISTRTRIIFGVVLGILLVVIIPIYMFSRGCCKPNTTEKDDALKFALSKDSGHLKFSIKEVYSATNHLHTKNFIGEGTAGKVYKGILGNNQHVAIKQITDEGYTESFFRELKSLSKVRHPNLVALLGYCRHKDECFLLYELCPNGNLSEWIFGKDKRLSWVHRLKIAINCARGLWFLHNYPKGCIVHRDIKPTNILLGANFEAKLSDFGLSKVIDLDESYKSSEVRGTFGYVDPEYQNTRRVDPAGDVYSFGVVLLQIISGRKVINMNMNTPMPLHKMAKSLTRNDSIRGFADPALEGDYSEQAFSLTFKLALSCTTRKKQRPSMDEVTLKLEEALNISTTARSSTPVTTPDWSSSPT, from the exons ATGGCGGATACAGAAATTTATAAATG TGTTGAATGTGCAATATCTGCTGGATCTGCGTGTGTGCTTGATCTTGGAAATGGATCCTCATCATCCTTACACAATTTTAGTAATGTAGAGGGCGATTGGGGTGGATTTCTGAACAAAAATTCCTGTGCTGGACCATTTGAAGAGTATCTTTATGCATTGGCTTGGCACACAAGTGAAACCGGACAGATATTCTTAAAATCTGATGAGCAAAGAGACTGCTTGATTGCAATGAATAGGCCTGGTACAGATGTTTTAGGTTGTGGGATTGAAAAACTCACAAAGGGTGGCGGTGGCTGCTCGGATTTCTCTGTCAAAGATGTCAATAATAGATTGGGAGACGACTTGCGAAGTATGAAGGAGAAATGTGAGCTTGAAGATCAAGGAAATAACCAAGATCAGTCATGTAGCTCCTGCCTGAGAAGTTGGGAAGACATCAAAGGAACATTTATTGGAAATGATGATCCTACAGAGTCTGAATCTTATGTTTGCAGGTTTGCAGTGTTAGTGTCTCTAACAAGTACTAAGATTGAGGATGAAATATGGATTCAGAAAACATTTGGATGCCTCATGGATCAGAACCAGGCTCCATTGACAGAAATTTCACCAG ATTCTGGAGCACCAATTCcgaaagagaaaaggaggatcagcACAC GTACAAGGATTATATTTGGAGTTGTTTTAGGGATTCTTTTGGTAGTCATCATCCCCATATATATGTTTTCACGAGGATGCTGTAAACCAAATACAACAGAAAAGGATGATG CATTGAAATTTGCATTATCAAAGGACTCCGGTCATTTAAAATTCTCAATCAAGGAGGTCTATTCTGCCACCAATCATCTACACACAAAAAACTTCATTGGTGAAGGAACAGCAG GTAAAGTGTACAAAGGCATACTTGGAAATAATCAACATGTTGCCATAAAGCAAATCACCGATGAGGGATATACAGAGAGCTTTTTTAGAGAACTTAAGAGCTTATCAAAAGTCAGACACCCAAACCTTGTGGCATTGTTGGGGTATTGTAGACATAAAGATGAGTGCTTCCTCCTTTATGAACTATGTCCCAACGGAAATCTATCAGAATGGATTTTTG GCAAGGATAAACGGTTGTCTTGGGTTCATAGGCTCAAGATTGCAATAAATTGTGCAAGAGGACTATGGTTCCTCCATAACTATCCTAAAGGATGCATTGTTCACCGAGATATTAAG CCAACAAATATACTCTTAGGTGCAAACTTTGAAGCCAAGCTTTCAGACTTTGGATTGTCCAAGGTTATTGACTTGGATGAATCCTACAAGAGCTCAGAAGTGAGAGGAACATTTGGTTACGTCGATCCTGAATATCAGAACACCAGAAGAGTTGATCCAGCAGGTGATGTCTATAGTTTCGGGGTAGTACTTCTGCAGATAATCTCTGGACGAAAAGTTATAAATATGAACATGAATACACCTATGCCCCTACATAAAATG GCAAAGTCTCTTACTAGGAATGACAGCATAAGAGGATTTGCAGATCCAGCACTTGAAGGGGACTACTCAGAACAAGCTTTCAGTCTCACGTTTAAATTAGCTTTATCATGCACAACACGTAAGAAACAGAGGCCATCCATGGATGAAGTGACTCTAAAACTTGAGGAGGCACTAAACATTTCAACAACAGCTAGATCGTCAACTCCAGTTACCACACCAGACTGGTCTTCAAGTCCTACATAG